One Oligoflexus sp. DNA window includes the following coding sequences:
- a CDS encoding chloride channel protein, with the protein MPHNLKNRLLRLGRWTLFSLVIGVLAGAGAAVFLILLDRATALRGDHPSLIFFLPLAGLAIGLVFHFGGRAVEGGTGLILEEIHNPRRIIPFRMAPLVLIGTVVTHLFGGSAGREGTAVQMGASLADQLSRFFTMENVERRILLVAGAGAGFSAAIGAPWAGTLFGLEVMQIGKLRFFALFECCVASFVAYATCRFLGAPHTFYPSVTLPAYDATLIACVALSGIIFGLAAQGFMKLTHAVERLQKKLFKFPPWRPLAAGFILVALYQLPDTIRYAGLGLPVIVDAFAERAGWLDPLLKGGFTALTVGSGFKGGEFIPLVFMGSTLGSALSSVLPVATPLLAALGFAAVFGAAANTPIACTIMAMEIFGWNLGPLALLACWVAYQVTGHVGIYKNQTVARSKRDQLLLVFPWWRK; encoded by the coding sequence ATGCCTCATAACCTGAAAAACCGGCTTTTGCGTCTGGGGCGCTGGACTCTCTTCAGTCTTGTGATTGGAGTCCTCGCGGGTGCCGGCGCTGCGGTTTTTTTGATACTCCTCGATCGGGCCACGGCCCTACGGGGTGATCATCCCTCGCTGATCTTTTTTCTGCCTCTGGCTGGTCTTGCCATCGGTCTCGTCTTTCATTTCGGGGGGCGAGCGGTCGAAGGCGGAACCGGACTTATCCTGGAAGAAATTCATAATCCACGCAGAATAATTCCCTTCCGCATGGCTCCTTTGGTGCTGATCGGGACAGTGGTGACGCATCTTTTCGGAGGCTCGGCAGGACGCGAAGGCACCGCTGTTCAGATGGGTGCCTCGCTCGCGGATCAGCTGTCACGCTTTTTCACGATGGAAAACGTGGAAAGACGCATCCTTCTGGTGGCAGGTGCCGGGGCCGGATTCAGCGCGGCGATTGGCGCCCCCTGGGCGGGGACGCTCTTCGGTCTTGAAGTCATGCAGATCGGCAAGCTGCGATTCTTTGCGCTCTTTGAGTGCTGCGTCGCTTCCTTTGTGGCCTATGCGACCTGCCGCTTCCTGGGAGCGCCTCACACATTCTATCCATCAGTCACTCTTCCTGCGTATGATGCCACCCTTATCGCCTGCGTGGCTCTGTCCGGTATCATTTTTGGTTTGGCCGCGCAGGGTTTTATGAAGCTGACACACGCCGTGGAACGACTCCAGAAGAAGCTTTTCAAGTTTCCACCATGGCGTCCACTGGCGGCAGGTTTTATTCTTGTGGCTCTTTATCAGTTGCCGGATACGATTCGTTATGCCGGTCTTGGTCTTCCTGTGATTGTGGATGCATTCGCGGAGCGCGCGGGTTGGTTGGATCCCTTGTTGAAAGGCGGCTTCACTGCGCTAACAGTCGGATCGGGATTCAAAGGCGGTGAATTCATTCCTCTGGTGTTCATGGGCAGCACCCTCGGCAGCGCGTTGTCTTCGGTTCTGCCCGTTGCGACTCCACTTCTCGCGGCCCTTGGTTTTGCGGCAGTCTTTGGAGCCGCCGCGAATACACCCATAGCCTGCACGATCATGGCCATGGAAATCTTTGGCTGGAACCTGGGACCTTTGGCACTGCTGGCCTGCTGGGTTGCGTACCAGGTCACGGGGCATGTGGGTATTTATAAGAATCAAACAGTGGCTCGCTCCAAAAGGGATCAGCTGCTTCTGGTCTTTCCTTGGTGGCGAAAGTGA
- a CDS encoding response regulator: MKILLVDDESAILDVLADMYEAHFSNTSFTRCSNGALALHECFQQTFDLICTDYRMPVLDGLELTELLRRKEGLNQKAPIIFLSGYIPEFKFKAEIYNDVYFLEKPVHPDRLMRISSIAAKARLVHKVG; encoded by the coding sequence ATGAAAATACTCCTGGTGGATGATGAGTCGGCTATCCTCGATGTCTTGGCCGATATGTACGAGGCGCATTTTTCCAACACCTCGTTCACGCGATGCAGCAATGGTGCTCTGGCTCTGCATGAATGCTTTCAACAGACCTTCGATCTGATCTGCACCGACTATAGAATGCCGGTCCTGGATGGACTTGAACTGACCGAACTGCTGCGACGCAAGGAAGGCCTGAATCAGAAAGCGCCTATCATTTTTCTTTCCGGTTATATTCCGGAATTTAAATTCAAGGCTGAAATTTACAACGACGTCTACTTTCTTGAAAAACCTGTTCACCCCGATCGCTTGATGCGCATTTCTTCGATCGCCGCGAAAGCTCGTTTAGTCCATAAAGTGGGTTAG
- a CDS encoding YncE family protein, protein MNMRRWMGAAAALALGQLPMSGSSPASEECLVSLPLQNARAVSLGDTFYLPKSAGGAQCPAAIRWKLTAAPAGSKNSVYNQGTEHPRFTADVAGDYEFSSASGGYSFTMKAVQRTPAERFRNHYLTPLYGAAQVGSELWTANGASYTVTRLQKTADGTLQKTAEVTTGAWPAAVIGSESLPYVLVAQRGADTIGFIDRQRNVLVDALWVGDEPTGLALSPDSRTLYVSLATERSIAVVDLATRSLKPRIAVGFDPRALALSADGTTLYAASYRSANQEYGPGGSRPAADDQDIFVVDTRSGKMVRTIGSVAADLRAITLSPDGEQLYVAATDGQTLPSQADPTAKPFIHMVAALAVAVNDAGRPESVQLADLTRQEGSPGPFVNPSGIAVQGDQLWVASESSNQVAILDKASMVEKKRIDVGSGPRQIVVMKDAVAVHCFQSFELYILNFDGSVRQVVKLTEDPRTPAISLGEKVFMRPGNTYATNHSCTSCHIEAQNDGMIWRFGPNVWHNVRPLQILAATTSLGWTGYASNADSFGFMGPSSILNRPPTNEEAAGLSAFLNSLIGAPRTTDRTRLDGSFSELGLKGKALFENEGKCTSCHVPPLYTNRVIVPKGKSGEPAEVASLLGAYRHGVFFMKGGARSLEDAVDVATNFVGWTPNAEEKTALVSFLKELTPKGAAPLGMFPDLFNNDMIPATVRPYVGFAEPVDDTRPGLTPVDVARPYVSLKDAAGNEVPATLNVIGGRLELVPDQALTAGERYTFRVKAGLPFRDGGVLEGDRSSSFIVARPAAVTLPKDLVLKVMVPVPGPPTVPPAMKEVPLNLQIKAQDANGIWAVLDITGGRMQMLRLYQDGENLRLQSFALPMGGPPGSNSLADASAVTGKLVLNAEQTGMFVKAQGTLTIGAPGIKVPQVPWTLEAAPAAR, encoded by the coding sequence ATGAATATGCGGCGATGGATGGGTGCAGCTGCTGCCCTGGCATTGGGGCAATTACCGATGAGCGGTTCATCACCCGCCTCGGAAGAATGTTTGGTCAGTCTGCCTTTGCAGAATGCGCGCGCGGTGTCCCTGGGGGACACTTTTTATCTGCCGAAATCCGCGGGTGGAGCCCAGTGTCCAGCGGCCATCCGCTGGAAGCTGACGGCCGCGCCGGCTGGTTCAAAGAATAGCGTTTATAATCAGGGAACCGAGCATCCGCGTTTTACGGCGGACGTCGCCGGTGACTATGAATTTTCCAGCGCGAGCGGCGGTTACTCGTTTACGATGAAGGCGGTGCAACGCACGCCGGCGGAACGTTTCCGCAACCATTACCTTACTCCTCTTTACGGAGCGGCTCAGGTCGGGTCTGAACTTTGGACAGCCAACGGCGCATCTTATACCGTGACGCGCTTGCAAAAAACAGCCGATGGTACCCTGCAAAAAACGGCGGAAGTGACGACGGGCGCATGGCCTGCGGCTGTGATCGGCAGCGAGTCCCTGCCTTACGTTCTGGTGGCTCAGCGCGGAGCCGATACGATCGGTTTCATCGATCGTCAGCGCAATGTCCTGGTGGATGCGCTTTGGGTTGGTGATGAACCGACCGGACTGGCGCTCAGCCCCGATTCCCGGACGCTGTATGTTTCGCTGGCGACCGAGCGGTCCATCGCCGTCGTCGACCTTGCGACGCGCAGCCTGAAGCCGCGCATTGCCGTGGGTTTTGATCCGCGGGCCCTGGCTCTTTCCGCGGATGGGACAACGCTTTATGCCGCTTCCTATCGCTCGGCGAATCAGGAATATGGCCCAGGCGGCAGTCGTCCTGCAGCCGACGATCAGGATATTTTCGTCGTGGATACGCGCAGTGGAAAAATGGTGCGCACCATCGGATCGGTGGCTGCGGATCTGCGCGCCATCACTCTCAGCCCGGATGGTGAGCAGCTTTATGTGGCGGCCACCGATGGCCAGACTCTGCCTTCCCAGGCGGATCCCACCGCGAAACCTTTTATTCATATGGTCGCGGCCCTGGCTGTTGCGGTCAACGATGCCGGTCGTCCCGAATCGGTGCAGCTGGCGGATTTAACGAGACAGGAAGGTTCGCCCGGACCCTTTGTGAATCCAAGCGGGATTGCGGTGCAGGGCGATCAATTGTGGGTGGCCTCGGAAAGTTCGAATCAGGTCGCCATCCTCGACAAGGCCAGCATGGTCGAGAAAAAGCGGATCGATGTCGGTTCCGGTCCGCGGCAGATCGTGGTGATGAAGGATGCTGTGGCTGTTCATTGCTTTCAAAGTTTTGAACTCTATATCCTCAATTTCGATGGCAGCGTGCGTCAGGTCGTGAAGTTGACCGAAGATCCACGCACACCGGCGATTAGCCTTGGGGAAAAAGTCTTCATGCGTCCCGGCAATACCTATGCGACCAACCACTCCTGCACCAGCTGCCACATTGAAGCGCAGAATGATGGTATGATCTGGCGTTTCGGTCCCAACGTCTGGCACAACGTCAGACCCCTGCAGATCCTGGCGGCCACCACGTCCCTTGGCTGGACGGGTTATGCATCCAATGCGGATTCCTTTGGTTTCATGGGTCCTTCGTCGATTCTGAATCGTCCCCCGACGAATGAAGAAGCGGCCGGACTTTCCGCATTCTTGAATTCGTTGATCGGCGCGCCGCGCACGACGGATCGCACCCGTTTGGACGGTTCTTTCAGTGAACTGGGACTGAAGGGCAAGGCCCTTTTTGAAAACGAAGGCAAATGCACCAGCTGCCATGTGCCGCCTCTTTACACCAATCGGGTGATCGTGCCAAAGGGCAAGTCGGGTGAGCCGGCAGAAGTCGCTTCCCTTTTGGGTGCCTATCGTCATGGCGTTTTCTTCATGAAAGGCGGAGCCCGTTCGTTGGAAGATGCCGTGGATGTGGCCACGAATTTCGTAGGCTGGACACCGAATGCGGAAGAGAAGACGGCGCTGGTGAGTTTCCTGAAAGAACTCACACCCAAAGGGGCCGCGCCGCTCGGCATGTTCCCGGACCTCTTCAATAACGATATGATACCGGCGACCGTTCGTCCTTACGTGGGCTTTGCCGAACCTGTGGATGACACGCGGCCTGGCCTGACGCCGGTGGATGTGGCTCGTCCTTATGTGAGTTTGAAAGATGCTGCGGGCAACGAAGTGCCGGCAACCCTGAACGTGATCGGTGGGCGTTTGGAACTCGTTCCTGATCAGGCTTTGACTGCTGGCGAACGTTACACATTCCGCGTGAAGGCCGGTCTTCCTTTCCGTGATGGTGGCGTTTTGGAAGGTGACCGCAGTTCGAGCTTCATCGTGGCACGTCCAGCGGCGGTGACTTTGCCCAAGGACCTTGTTTTGAAGGTGATGGTGCCTGTTCCAGGACCGCCCACGGTGCCGCCTGCGATGAAGGAAGTGCCTTTGAACCTTCAGATCAAGGCTCAGGATGCCAATGGAATTTGGGCGGTACTCGATATCACAGGCGGACGCATGCAGATGCTGCGTCTTTATCAGGACGGTGAAAACCTTCGTCTGCAGTCTTTCGCCCTGCCCATGGGTGGACCTCCCGGAAGCAATTCACTTGCCGATGCGAGTGCGGTTACAGGAAAGCTCGTGCTGAATGCTGAGCAAACAGGAATGTTTGTCAAGGCACAGGGGACCTTGACCATTGGCGCGCCGGGTATTAAAGTTCCTCAAGTCCCCTGGACATTGGAAGCAGCTCCGGCGGCTCGCTGA
- a CDS encoding (2Fe-2S)-binding protein produces MALFELTIDDKPYTVDTDPSKPLLWVLREDLNQTQAKFGCGAGLCGACTVYVDDNLVRACAYPIATAAGKKITTISGLDDELAQKLKAAWLKYDVPQCGYCQPGFVLGAHKLLKKTAPDQTPNLNEVTNLCRCGTYDRIRQAVLDVHGQASQGS; encoded by the coding sequence ATGGCGCTTTTTGAACTCACTATTGATGACAAGCCCTATACGGTGGATACCGATCCAAGCAAACCCTTGCTTTGGGTCTTGCGTGAAGATTTGAATCAAACCCAAGCCAAATTCGGTTGTGGTGCCGGACTGTGCGGAGCGTGCACGGTCTATGTCGATGATAATCTGGTCCGGGCCTGCGCCTACCCTATTGCGACCGCTGCAGGTAAAAAAATTACGACCATCTCGGGTCTTGATGATGAGCTGGCGCAAAAATTAAAAGCCGCCTGGTTGAAATATGACGTCCCTCAATGCGGCTACTGTCAACCTGGTTTTGTGCTCGGCGCGCATAAACTTCTCAAGAAGACCGCGCCCGATCAAACACCGAATCTGAACGAGGTCACCAATCTTTGCCGCTGTGGAACCTATGACCGCATTCGCCAGGCTGTGCTTGATGTGCACGGTCAAGCATCCCAAGGGAGTTGA
- a CDS encoding chlorophyllase/cutinase-like alpha/beta fold protein, producing MKFSMGQLLRFGIACLLTVAGHQAYAAGETSVKELIIKTKQGVKVDTLVMYPEQSTGSELGVVVMNHGFLMSNAYYRNVLAEIANQGFVVLAPQTIAPGGLPIGKPSTAVEAKSTADVINWMSTNLSGLVGQDVNFDKLALVNHSRGSKVAWTMLRDGLVNAKAVAAIDPVDGTQDGTGLATKGVSLKVPALIIGTGLGGQKNLGQACAPTNVNYNLFWSTVTNSPSWLFVANDYGHMDFLDDGINCGLTCSVCVGAAKDKSRPDLRSWLGSTIGSFLRGVVLGDDNSLESVDNNPLNLSLTKANR from the coding sequence ATGAAATTTTCCATGGGTCAACTGTTGCGTTTTGGTATCGCCTGCCTTCTAACCGTTGCGGGTCATCAGGCCTATGCCGCGGGAGAAACCTCCGTAAAAGAACTCATCATCAAAACCAAGCAAGGCGTTAAAGTCGATACGCTGGTTATGTATCCTGAGCAAAGCACAGGTTCTGAACTTGGCGTCGTGGTGATGAACCATGGCTTTCTGATGAGCAATGCATACTACCGCAATGTGCTCGCCGAGATCGCAAATCAGGGTTTTGTGGTGCTCGCACCCCAAACCATCGCCCCCGGCGGCCTTCCCATCGGCAAGCCTTCAACAGCCGTGGAAGCCAAGTCCACAGCGGACGTCATCAATTGGATGAGCACCAACCTGAGCGGTCTGGTGGGTCAGGACGTGAATTTTGATAAACTCGCGCTGGTCAATCACTCACGCGGATCGAAGGTCGCATGGACCATGCTGCGTGATGGACTGGTGAACGCCAAAGCCGTGGCCGCGATTGATCCCGTGGATGGAACCCAGGATGGCACTGGCCTTGCCACCAAGGGTGTGTCGCTGAAAGTTCCGGCTCTGATCATCGGGACCGGACTGGGCGGTCAGAAGAATCTGGGCCAGGCCTGTGCGCCGACCAACGTCAATTACAACCTTTTCTGGAGCACGGTCACCAATTCCCCATCGTGGCTCTTCGTCGCCAACGACTATGGTCACATGGATTTTCTGGATGACGGAATCAACTGCGGTCTGACCTGTAGCGTCTGCGTCGGCGCCGCCAAAGACAAGTCGCGCCCCGATCTGCGCAGCTGGCTGGGAAGCACCATCGGCTCCTTCCTGCGCGGCGTGGTCCTGGGCGATGATAACTCCCTGGAAAGCGTGGACAATAACCCGCTGAACCTTTCGCTCACAAAAGCGAATCGGTAA
- a CDS encoding TIGR02147 family protein: MSLTMEERSFIYNQFLASDKPSPIFRALFERRKQTHPHFSIAQMCRSCGIPSRGYLSEFLNGKRRLNSRYWKSFIKCFGLTGRLATAAQLLFEMEETDDDNERRVLREKLESLRRSFKKVEESFPSRLHGMVFAAEVYCAFGLYGNNPSKEQLKGYFGRSRALDVEYALACLIGIEVIGLDPETQRYHIRENVIRFTDSEDNGLTMSNFHQYAVQDAERAFKKWFASQDAYFETIMISVKKSRLPEFIEKVKDHSILAAQDVESTEADMLIRFNVQIYPLH, from the coding sequence ATGTCCCTTACGATGGAAGAACGATCCTTCATCTATAATCAATTTCTGGCCAGCGATAAGCCATCCCCCATTTTTCGAGCTTTGTTCGAGCGCAGAAAGCAAACCCATCCGCATTTCTCCATCGCCCAGATGTGCAGGTCCTGCGGTATTCCTTCGCGCGGCTATCTGTCTGAATTTTTAAATGGCAAGCGCCGCCTGAACAGCCGTTACTGGAAAAGTTTCATCAAATGTTTCGGGCTGACCGGGCGTCTGGCCACAGCGGCTCAACTCCTCTTTGAGATGGAGGAAACGGATGACGACAACGAGCGCCGTGTGCTGCGTGAAAAACTGGAGAGCCTCAGACGATCCTTTAAAAAGGTCGAGGAAAGTTTCCCCTCACGTCTGCACGGAATGGTTTTCGCGGCCGAGGTCTACTGTGCCTTTGGCCTTTATGGAAACAATCCGAGCAAGGAGCAGCTGAAAGGATATTTCGGGCGTTCCCGCGCTCTGGATGTGGAGTATGCCCTGGCCTGCCTGATCGGGATTGAAGTGATCGGACTCGATCCCGAAACGCAGCGTTATCACATAAGGGAGAACGTCATCCGCTTCACCGACAGTGAAGACAACGGCTTGACCATGAGCAACTTTCATCAGTACGCGGTGCAGGATGCCGAGCGGGCTTTCAAGAAGTGGTTCGCGTCGCAGGATGCTTATTTTGAAACGATCATGATCTCGGTGAAAAAAAGTCGACTTCCGGAATTCATCGAGAAGGTCAAGGATCATAGCATCCTTGCCGCTCAGGACGTGGAATCCACGGAAGCCGACATGCTGATCCGCTTCAATGTGCAGATCTATCCTTTGCATTAG
- a CDS encoding DUF4197 domain-containing protein, which translates to MKKLLLGLACLTTSCVGYEDTINDAIQVGQQVGQAALAPSPAESVSATRQALEKGVSVGVNLLQKDGGFSQSVHRILIPNELQKAAQLARNAGLGGQVDTFEKSLNRAAEQAMASAMPIFKNAITKLTFQDIVGILTGPDQAATQYFRRTSEQQLLDTFKPIVAKATQQNNVGKYYTQIATAIRPAAALAGVPIATVNLDEYVSQKASQALFVEIGRQEKLIRENPVERSTALLQKVFGYYANRKS; encoded by the coding sequence ATGAAAAAACTTCTGCTCGGTCTCGCGTGTCTGACAACGTCGTGCGTGGGCTATGAAGATACCATCAATGATGCCATTCAGGTTGGTCAGCAGGTCGGTCAGGCCGCGCTGGCACCCAGCCCTGCGGAATCGGTGTCGGCCACCCGCCAGGCTCTGGAAAAAGGCGTCAGCGTCGGCGTCAACCTTCTGCAAAAGGACGGCGGTTTCAGCCAGTCCGTGCACCGCATCCTGATTCCGAATGAACTGCAAAAAGCCGCTCAGCTGGCCCGCAACGCCGGTCTTGGTGGTCAGGTCGATACCTTTGAAAAGAGTTTGAATCGCGCCGCGGAGCAGGCGATGGCCTCGGCCATGCCCATTTTCAAGAACGCGATCACGAAGCTCACCTTTCAGGATATCGTGGGCATCCTTACCGGCCCTGATCAGGCTGCGACGCAATATTTCCGGCGTACGAGCGAGCAGCAGCTCCTGGATACCTTCAAACCCATAGTCGCCAAAGCCACCCAGCAGAATAATGTAGGCAAGTACTATACACAGATCGCAACAGCCATTCGACCGGCTGCTGCCCTGGCCGGTGTTCCGATCGCAACCGTCAACCTGGATGAATATGTCAGCCAGAAGGCTAGCCAGGCTTTGTTTGTGGAAATCGGTCGTCAGGAAAAATTGATTCGCGAGAATCCCGTCGAGCGAAGCACGGCGCTCCTGCAAAAAGTTTTCGGTTATTACGCCAACCGGAAAAGTTAA